A single Vigna radiata var. radiata cultivar VC1973A chromosome 8, Vradiata_ver6, whole genome shotgun sequence DNA region contains:
- the LOC106769950 gene encoding sulfoquinovosyl transferase SQD2, translating into MLKWRCKCIAILTLLYIASVDSFPTSLDYSLSSDTTTLVDTILSKFKSSYIVYSIFSTMKATAFTTSPSFSPPFCSSVTTSSSCSSSSSAYPAVFQRFKSSRLKPFSLSCREARLCSLQGLKAMRDRKSFVLEAGNTTTAEVDSHGEGENEGALLGSENENNSRPRRIALFVEPSPFAYVSGYKNRFQNFIKCLREMGDEVMVVTTHEGVPQEFYGAKLIGSWSFPCPLYQKVPLSLALSPRIISEVARFKPDIIHASSPGIMVFGALIIAKLLCVPIVMSYHTHVPVYIPRYTFSWLVKPMWLIIKFLHRAADLTLVPSAAIAGDLLAARVTAANKIRLWNKGVDSEKFHPRYCSYEMRLRLSDGEPEKPLIVHVGRLGVEKSLDFLKRLMDRLPEARIAFIGDGPYREELEKMFKGMPAVFTGTLRGEELSQAYASGDVFVMPSESETLGFVVLEAMSSGIPVVAARAGGIPDIIPADQDGKTSYLYNPGDLEDCLSKLRPLLHNNVLRETMAKAAREEMEKYDWKEATRIVRNEQYNAAIWFWRKKRAQLLRPFQWLAKRFFPSPQVN; encoded by the exons ATGTTAAAATGGCGTTGTAAATGTATCGCGATCCTAACATTATTATACATTGCATCCGTAGATTCCTTTCCAACTTCGTTGGATTATTCTCTCTCTTCCGACACAACCACTTTAGTAGATACTATTCTATCAAAATTCAAAAGCTCGTACATCGTATATAGTATCTTTTCAACCATGAAAGCCACTGCATTCACTACAAGTCCCTCCTTTTCTCCACCCTTTTGTTCATCTGTCACTACCTCTTCTTCTTGTTCCTCATCGTCTTCCGCGTATCCTGCTGTATTTCAACGTTTTAAGTCCTCACGATTAAAACCCTTCAGTCTTTCTTGCAGAGAAGCACGGTTGTGCTCTTTGCAGGGGTTGAAAGCTATGAGGGATAGAAAAAGTTTTGTGCTTGAGGCTGGAAATACCACCACCGCAGAGGTTGATTCTCATGGAGAAGGGGAGAACGAGGGTGCTTTGCTTGGCTCCGAGAATGAGAACAATTCAAGGCCTCGGAGAATTGCTCTCTTCGTTGAACCTTCTCCCTTTGC ATATGTCTCAGGATACAAAAACCGGTTTCAAAACTTCATCAAATGCCTTCGCGAAATGGGAGATGAG GTGATGGTTGTGACAACACATGAGGGAGTGCCCCAGGAATTTTATGGAGCCAAATTAATTGGATCTTGGAG CTTTCCCTGCCCATTGTATCAGAAGGTACCCCTCTCCTTGGCACTTAGTCCCAGAATAATTTCAGAGGTAGCCCGGTTTAAGCCTGACATAATTCATGCATCTTCGCCAGGCATAATG GTTTTTGGAGCTCTTATCATTGCAAAACTATTGTGTGTTCCTATTGTCATGTCCTACCACACCCATGTACCTGT GTATATTCCAAGATATACCTTTAGCTGGTTGGTAAAACCCATGTGGTTGATCATAA AATTTCTTCACAGAGCAGCTGATCTGACTCTGGTTCCATCTGCTGCCATAGCAGGGGATCTCCTAGCAGCGAGAGTCACAGCAG CTAACAAGATTCGTCTTTGGAACAAGGGTGTTGATTCTGAAAAATTCCATCCCCGATACTGCTCATATGAAATGCGATTAAGACTAAG CGATGGTGAACCTGAGAAACCCTTGATAGTTCATGTTGGACGGCTTGGAGTAGAGAAGAGTTTAGATTTTCTCAAAAG GCTCATGGATAGGCTTCCTGAAGCCCGAATCGCTTTCATTGGTGATGGACCATACAG GGAGGAGCTAGAGAAAATGTTTAAAGGTATGCCTGCAGTGTTCACTGGAACGCTAAGAGGGGAAGAACTGTCCCAAGCATATGCTAGTGGAGATGTGTTTGTCATGCCTTCAGAGTCAGAGACACTTGGTTTTGTGGTTTTGGAGGCCATGTCTTCAGGGATACCTGTGGTGGCAGCACGTGCTGGAGGTATTCCTGATATAATCCCTGCAGATCAAGATGGAAAAACTAGCTATTTGTATAATCCTGGAGATCTTGAAGATTGCTTGAGTAAACTAAGGCCACTTTTGCACAACAACGTGTTGAGGGAAACCATGGCAAAAGCTGCACGTGAAGAGATGGAGAAGTATGATTGGAAGGAAGCCACACGAATAGTTCGCAATGAACAATACAATGCTGCCATTTGGTTCTGGCGCAAGAAAAGAGCTCAACTGTTGAGACCCTTCCAATGGCTGGCAAAACGTTTTTTCCCTTCACCACAAGTCAACTAA